A DNA window from Luteibaculum oceani contains the following coding sequences:
- a CDS encoding OmpA family protein has translation MKFSSRISLCLLLTAFVIGSCSKQNLYIAQDYQKDYKYADAITFYKKAVENNPSKEAVKGLAECYRILRDYPLAEVWYGKAYSMDNRNPEVVYQYAMMLKANGKYDEAISFFNAYKKVQPTDSLYANLQIKGCNMAAKWMEEPLDYELANRDDINSPYSEFGMQQAKENGETIYLLSTNRPGRVTEDFLLANENKDPYFEMLAVRLNDINKADQMYQYRVGENFPYHVATPSFSANYDTVFYTRTPISKERLSKEKLNQLEIYYSVKVDNQWSNPIPFPFNNEAFSTGHPFLTKDGKSLYFISDIPGGMGGFDIYVSQKKDGLWQRPENLGMKINTREDEFYPVFSNGYLYFSSAGLMGMGGLDIYKSLKIAGEWSAPENLQVPFNSPQDDFAFFQTPGSEGKKGFISSNRIEGRGKDDIYSFNYIDPLPPVFLVNVKGYNNGEPITGTTNAQFTIFKKGNPADIAQQYVDVYGNSYYIVEQGENYEVKANVPGYFQEAQDLSYDHLQVSDTMLIKKDLPKQYGYEATLPFNLRKIAVGTEYTINNIYFDFNSAKIRKSAEVELIQLANLLLANKGFKVEIGSHCDARGSDEYNMILSQRRAKSVMNFLILKGVNKNRLSYQGYGETQILNECVNGVDCTDEQHEENRRTTFKIVE, from the coding sequence ATGAAATTTTCCTCAAGAATATCCCTTTGTTTATTACTGACAGCCTTCGTTATAGGTTCGTGTAGCAAGCAAAACCTATACATTGCCCAAGACTATCAAAAGGACTATAAGTATGCCGACGCCATTACTTTTTACAAAAAAGCAGTGGAAAATAACCCTTCTAAAGAGGCGGTGAAAGGATTGGCAGAATGTTACCGCATTCTTAGAGATTATCCATTGGCAGAGGTGTGGTATGGAAAAGCCTACAGTATGGATAATAGAAATCCAGAGGTGGTTTATCAATATGCAATGATGTTGAAAGCAAATGGTAAGTACGACGAGGCCATAAGCTTTTTTAATGCCTATAAAAAGGTACAGCCGACAGATTCTTTGTATGCCAATCTCCAAATTAAAGGATGTAACATGGCTGCGAAATGGATGGAGGAACCATTAGACTATGAACTGGCGAATAGAGACGATATCAATTCGCCATATTCCGAGTTTGGTATGCAGCAGGCAAAAGAAAATGGAGAAACTATTTATCTTTTAAGTACTAACCGACCAGGTAGGGTAACAGAAGATTTCTTACTAGCTAATGAGAATAAGGATCCCTATTTTGAAATGTTGGCGGTGCGCTTAAACGATATCAATAAGGCAGATCAGATGTACCAGTATAGGGTAGGAGAAAACTTTCCTTACCACGTTGCTACTCCAAGTTTCTCTGCCAACTACGATACGGTATTCTACACCAGAACACCTATTTCTAAGGAGAGATTAAGCAAGGAAAAACTAAACCAGCTTGAGATTTATTATAGCGTTAAGGTAGATAACCAGTGGTCTAACCCAATTCCATTTCCATTTAATAATGAGGCATTTAGTACTGGGCATCCATTTTTAACCAAAGATGGGAAAAGCTTATACTTTATAAGTGACATCCCAGGAGGAATGGGAGGTTTTGATATTTATGTGAGTCAAAAAAAGGACGGATTGTGGCAGAGGCCAGAGAATCTGGGAATGAAAATTAATACCAGAGAGGATGAATTTTACCCGGTATTTAGCAATGGTTACCTGTATTTCTCATCTGCTGGATTGATGGGAATGGGAGGCTTGGATATTTATAAGTCTCTAAAAATTGCGGGGGAATGGTCTGCTCCAGAAAACCTACAGGTACCCTTTAATAGCCCACAGGATGATTTTGCTTTCTTCCAAACTCCTGGATCCGAAGGGAAAAAGGGATTCATTTCATCGAACCGTATTGAGGGCAGAGGAAAAGACGACATCTATAGCTTTAATTATATAGACCCTCTTCCTCCAGTCTTCCTGGTTAATGTTAAGGGATATAATAATGGAGAGCCAATTACAGGAACTACAAATGCCCAGTTTACCATATTTAAAAAGGGTAATCCAGCTGATATAGCTCAGCAATATGTAGATGTATATGGCAACAGTTATTACATCGTAGAACAGGGTGAGAACTATGAAGTAAAAGCTAATGTGCCAGGATATTTTCAAGAGGCTCAAGATTTAAGTTACGATCACCTGCAGGTTTCGGATACCATGCTAATTAAAAAAGATCTTCCCAAGCAATATGGCTATGAGGCTACACTACCGTTCAACCTGAGAAAAATAGCTGTAGGTACTGAGTATACCATCAACAATATCTATTTTGATTTTAATTCAGCTAAAATAAGAAAGAGTGCAGAGGTTGAGTTAATTCAGCTGGCTAACCTTTTACTTGCGAATAAAGGGTTTAAGGTTGAAATTGGTTCTCACTGTGATGCTCGTGGATCAGATGAGTACAACATGATTTTATCCCAAAGAAGAGCGAAATCTGTAATGAATTTCTTAATTTTAAAAGGAGTTAACAAAAATCGCTTGTCTTATCAAGGTTACGGTGAAACTCAAATACTTAACGAGTGTGTAAACGGAGTAGATTGTACAGACGAGCAACACGAAGAAAACAGAAGGACAACATTTAAGATAGTGGAATAA
- a CDS encoding gliding motility-associated C-terminal domain-containing protein codes for MKKNILKFTLSLLTVFGSLSVFAQIASPPSVVGDLTVCVGGSTQLTANDPTNTPGTTFNWYSKDILGNYTLLATQDTIVFGPLAISGDYAVETLDTVNVVTSAKTDFTITVDLLNSNADVITATPTDAVVCNGASTDFTAVPTLGSTVFRWYDAATGGNLLFEGNPYNPGALTVAPTLYVSGIDNNGCESPRYLAVPPVVLPALSLPIATADPLIICSGDTTKLYTTNKAPDDQVNWYENLVGGSPVFTGDTFLLDSVNTGNVNLPVTYYAEFEDTDGCLSLRTPVIVTVLPAVDLPLVDDPIQTICTGESATFTASSLLGGVTFKWYDAFTGGNLLHTGATFNTGTINNAGAADLTRNYYVSVEDGNGCESIRAVATVIITPAVDVPLITPALETICHGDSATFTASSLLGGTTFRWYDAASGGNLLHTGAEFNTGPLTNNGPSNVAQNFFVEVEDANGCVSPRNVATAIILPALALPLVTPAAAVICNGDSVEFTASSIPELPNYYWYDIVDSDTPIATGKTFNTGPLTNPSSLDVFETFFLEGEDENGCRTARVPFTVTIRPALDLPIVDPITTIVCSGDSASFSASSLLGSGVAFYWFDSQFGGTQLGMGADFKTGPITNTSGANVAQTFWVELEDANGCRSLRSSGTVVVRPALDVPVANPPVATICSGDSAVFTGTSLLGTNATYRWYNQLVGGTEIFEGDTFSTGPISNGGNATASATFFLELEDTAGCRSLRSPATVVVVPAVDVPLVDNPVQVVCDGEEAIFVASSLLGATNFNWYDALLGGNLLFQGDTFSTGPLTNPSGVDIARNYFVEAVDSNGCTSIRIPVTAVIRPNLDIPAVLPPAQIVCNGERATFVATSVGNLIGQPVVFKWYDALIGGNEVFEGDTFVTPPFINNTGTDFIQNYFVEAVDTNGCKSIRFPVTLTIRPALDLPLVDPLLQIVCNGDSAEFVASSLLGSASSFHWFDALIGGIEIFEGDTFNTGAINNAGTTDLTRSYFVELEDTLGCRSLRVPVTVIIRPAIDVPVVNPPLSIICQGESVQLVASSLFDAEYRWYDSLIGGNLIFQGDTFNSDPIFNTNPTNLDTLFYVEAVDSLGCVSPIRTFGTVIIRPALNAPVVNPIVDTICSGGEVVFAASSLLPGASNYFWYTDSIGGTPIFVGDTFRTVVNNSSTADVARRFYVELEDTTGCRSIRAVAQAIITPGLVGPVVDPAVQRICSGNRATIVATSALSTDADFFWYTGINETTPVFQGDTFVTEVLFNNTNSDASRTYYVEQRDTSGLGCKSQRTPATVIITRSPNSPIIENPVVSICNGQSATFVANGPDGVTGVVLWYESQTSDSVIAFGDTLVTEELSNNGNATASYNFFAEFRDSSGCVSERSQATVFVQPFLDAPTANPANQVVCSGGDAVVGGSSVNPSTETFNWFDDASSQTPIFTGDTLVLTNLINNSSNPDVRTYYIQSVDSAGCTSAKTAFTITVQGAGDAPTVTPDDPTICSESDVTLSADSDFGPEGTYYWYDNATDQNPIFVGQDYTTPVSYNFDGSLVQENYFVQVEDTNGCFSKLEEVIVTTSTNGDDVIGALESTPVCEGNAAVITGISDKGFTTFKWYKNQTDIVPFFEGTTLTTTPLFSDTVFYLSSFDGDCPSIRQRVAVPVLEIKTLSAPVVNCLGAGNPTSVTFTWNVVANAESYQVSTNNGVSWVAANGSDGLSHTIQRSNEEQTSASIIVRARQTPTPCSEEFGPRSVQMACFFGKFVKDENPNNAFSPNGDGVNDFWYIQDGIEDFKDNKVVVFNRWGQEIFETTGYDNDKNVFTGIGKNGKQLEDGAYFYIVTIPSENIKKTGYVMIIR; via the coding sequence ATGAAAAAGAACATCCTCAAGTTCACCCTTAGTTTATTAACGGTGTTTGGGTCACTTTCGGTCTTCGCACAAATCGCATCTCCGCCGTCGGTGGTAGGAGACCTTACGGTTTGTGTTGGTGGATCGACGCAGTTAACTGCTAATGATCCAACCAATACACCTGGAACTACATTCAACTGGTACTCCAAGGATATCCTCGGAAATTATACCTTATTAGCAACCCAGGATACAATAGTTTTTGGTCCATTGGCTATTAGTGGCGATTACGCTGTTGAAACCTTGGACACTGTGAATGTGGTAACCAGTGCCAAAACCGATTTTACTATTACGGTTGATTTATTGAACTCCAATGCTGACGTAATTACCGCAACCCCAACAGATGCTGTGGTGTGTAATGGAGCATCAACGGATTTTACGGCGGTTCCAACTTTGGGTTCTACGGTCTTTAGGTGGTATGATGCTGCAACAGGTGGGAATTTGTTGTTTGAGGGTAACCCATACAATCCCGGGGCCCTAACAGTCGCTCCAACCTTATACGTCAGTGGAATTGATAACAACGGATGTGAAAGTCCACGTTACCTGGCTGTGCCTCCTGTTGTTTTGCCTGCTCTTAGCTTACCGATAGCTACTGCAGACCCTCTGATAATATGCTCCGGAGATACCACAAAATTATATACAACCAATAAAGCTCCAGATGATCAGGTAAATTGGTACGAAAATTTGGTAGGAGGTTCTCCAGTATTTACTGGGGACACTTTTTTATTGGATAGTGTAAATACAGGTAATGTTAATTTGCCGGTTACTTATTATGCTGAATTTGAGGATACGGATGGTTGTCTTTCTTTGAGAACTCCTGTAATAGTAACGGTACTTCCTGCAGTTGATCTTCCGTTGGTGGATGATCCAATCCAAACTATTTGTACTGGTGAGTCGGCAACTTTCACTGCAAGTTCCTTATTAGGAGGAGTAACATTTAAATGGTACGATGCATTCACGGGTGGTAACCTCCTTCATACCGGTGCAACTTTTAATACCGGTACCATTAATAATGCTGGAGCTGCCGACCTAACTCGTAATTATTATGTTTCTGTAGAAGATGGTAATGGATGCGAAAGCATAAGAGCGGTTGCAACCGTAATTATTACGCCTGCAGTGGACGTTCCTTTAATTACTCCTGCTTTAGAAACCATTTGTCATGGAGATTCGGCGACTTTTACTGCGAGTAGCCTTTTGGGTGGAACAACCTTTAGATGGTACGATGCAGCTAGCGGTGGTAATTTATTGCACACCGGTGCTGAATTCAACACGGGACCGCTAACCAATAATGGTCCAAGTAATGTTGCGCAGAATTTCTTTGTTGAGGTGGAAGATGCTAATGGTTGTGTTTCTCCAAGAAATGTAGCGACTGCAATCATATTACCTGCTTTAGCACTTCCTTTGGTTACTCCAGCCGCCGCCGTTATTTGTAATGGTGATTCAGTTGAATTTACCGCTTCTAGTATTCCAGAATTACCTAATTATTATTGGTACGATATCGTAGATTCAGATACTCCTATTGCTACTGGCAAAACCTTTAATACGGGGCCTTTAACAAATCCATCAAGTCTAGATGTATTTGAAACTTTCTTTTTAGAAGGGGAGGATGAAAACGGATGTAGAACCGCCAGGGTACCTTTTACGGTTACCATAAGGCCAGCATTGGATTTGCCCATTGTAGACCCAATTACAACAATAGTTTGTAGTGGAGATAGTGCCTCTTTTTCTGCTAGTAGCCTTTTAGGTTCTGGGGTAGCTTTTTATTGGTTCGATTCACAATTTGGTGGAACACAATTAGGAATGGGAGCTGATTTTAAAACCGGCCCTATCACTAACACTTCTGGTGCCAATGTGGCTCAAACCTTTTGGGTTGAGTTAGAGGATGCCAATGGATGTAGATCTCTTCGTTCTAGCGGAACGGTGGTAGTAAGACCAGCCCTAGATGTTCCGGTTGCTAACCCTCCAGTTGCTACGATATGTTCTGGAGATTCAGCCGTATTTACAGGAACTAGTTTGCTAGGTACCAATGCTACCTACAGATGGTACAATCAGTTAGTAGGAGGAACAGAAATATTCGAAGGGGATACCTTCTCCACAGGCCCAATAAGCAATGGAGGAAATGCAACTGCTTCGGCAACCTTCTTTTTAGAATTAGAAGATACTGCGGGTTGTAGATCACTTAGATCTCCTGCAACTGTTGTGGTTGTACCTGCCGTTGATGTGCCCCTGGTTGATAACCCTGTGCAAGTGGTTTGTGACGGGGAGGAAGCAATTTTTGTGGCGTCCAGTTTGTTAGGTGCTACGAATTTCAATTGGTATGATGCCTTGCTTGGGGGAAATCTTTTGTTCCAAGGCGATACTTTTTCAACCGGGCCTTTAACTAACCCCTCAGGTGTAGACATTGCTAGAAATTACTTCGTAGAAGCTGTAGATAGTAATGGTTGTACAAGTATTCGTATACCAGTTACAGCGGTGATTAGACCAAATTTGGATATTCCAGCGGTATTACCTCCTGCACAAATTGTTTGTAATGGTGAACGTGCAACATTTGTTGCCACTTCGGTGGGTAACCTAATCGGTCAGCCTGTTGTATTTAAATGGTACGATGCCCTGATAGGAGGGAATGAGGTATTTGAGGGGGACACTTTTGTTACTCCGCCATTTATAAACAACACGGGGACAGATTTCATTCAAAATTATTTTGTGGAAGCTGTAGATACCAATGGATGTAAATCAATTCGTTTCCCAGTTACGCTTACTATTCGTCCTGCATTGGATTTGCCATTGGTAGACCCTCTCTTGCAGATAGTTTGTAATGGGGATAGTGCGGAGTTTGTGGCTTCATCTTTATTAGGAAGTGCAAGTTCCTTTCACTGGTTCGATGCTTTAATTGGCGGGATCGAAATATTTGAGGGGGACACCTTTAATACGGGGGCAATTAATAATGCAGGAACTACTGATTTAACAAGAAGTTATTTCGTAGAGCTTGAGGATACCCTTGGTTGTAGGTCTCTTCGTGTCCCAGTTACAGTAATTATTCGACCTGCAATAGACGTTCCAGTAGTAAATCCCCCGTTATCGATTATTTGTCAAGGGGAGTCGGTTCAACTGGTAGCAAGCTCACTTTTCGATGCGGAGTATAGATGGTATGACTCGCTTATTGGTGGAAACTTAATCTTCCAAGGAGATACTTTTAATAGTGATCCAATCTTTAATACCAATCCTACCAATTTAGATACCTTATTCTATGTTGAGGCAGTAGATAGCTTAGGCTGCGTTAGCCCAATTAGGACATTTGGAACCGTAATTATAAGACCGGCATTAAATGCTCCAGTGGTAAACCCAATTGTGGATACCATCTGTTCTGGTGGAGAAGTTGTTTTTGCAGCAAGTTCACTTTTACCAGGGGCAAGCAATTACTTTTGGTATACCGACTCCATAGGAGGTACTCCAATTTTTGTAGGGGATACCTTTAGAACGGTTGTTAACAACAGCTCAACGGCTGATGTTGCTCGACGATTTTATGTAGAATTAGAGGATACAACTGGTTGTAGATCTATTCGTGCGGTGGCACAAGCAATTATTACTCCAGGATTAGTAGGTCCGGTTGTGGATCCAGCTGTACAAAGAATTTGTAGTGGAAACAGAGCCACCATAGTTGCTACTTCAGCTTTAAGCACAGATGCAGATTTCTTCTGGTACACAGGAATTAATGAAACCACTCCTGTTTTCCAAGGGGATACCTTTGTTACTGAGGTTCTGTTTAACAATACCAATTCAGATGCGTCAAGAACCTATTACGTTGAGCAAAGAGATACCAGTGGCCTAGGCTGTAAAAGTCAAAGGACTCCTGCAACGGTAATTATTACTCGTTCACCAAATTCACCTATTATCGAAAATCCAGTGGTTTCTATATGTAATGGTCAGTCTGCAACTTTTGTAGCTAACGGACCAGATGGAGTAACTGGTGTTGTTCTTTGGTACGAAAGTCAAACTTCAGATTCAGTTATTGCATTCGGTGATACTCTGGTTACTGAAGAATTGAGTAATAATGGTAATGCAACTGCTTCGTACAATTTCTTTGCGGAATTTAGAGATAGCAGCGGTTGTGTGAGTGAAAGAAGCCAGGCTACAGTATTTGTTCAACCTTTCTTAGATGCCCCAACAGCTAATCCAGCCAACCAGGTTGTTTGTTCGGGTGGAGATGCTGTGGTAGGTGGTTCAAGTGTTAATCCAAGTACAGAAACCTTTAATTGGTTTGATGATGCAAGTTCTCAAACCCCAATATTTACAGGTGATACCCTTGTTTTAACCAACTTGATAAATAATAGTAGTAATCCAGATGTACGTACCTATTATATCCAATCTGTGGATTCAGCTGGATGTACTAGTGCAAAAACAGCCTTTACCATTACGGTTCAAGGGGCTGGTGATGCACCAACAGTTACACCAGATGATCCAACCATTTGCTCTGAATCCGATGTTACCTTATCTGCAGATTCTGATTTTGGTCCGGAGGGTACCTATTACTGGTATGATAATGCAACCGACCAAAACCCAATTTTTGTCGGCCAGGATTACACCACACCAGTAAGCTATAATTTCGACGGCTCTCTGGTTCAAGAGAACTATTTTGTTCAGGTGGAAGATACAAATGGCTGTTTCTCTAAGCTTGAGGAGGTAATTGTTACAACTTCTACTAATGGAGATGACGTAATTGGAGCATTAGAAAGCACCCCTGTTTGTGAAGGAAATGCTGCAGTAATTACTGGTATTAGCGACAAAGGGTTTACCACGTTTAAGTGGTACAAAAATCAAACGGATATCGTTCCATTTTTTGAAGGAACTACGCTCACAACTACTCCACTTTTCAGTGATACGGTATTCTATTTAAGTTCTTTTGATGGCGATTGTCCATCTATTAGACAAAGAGTGGCCGTTCCTGTATTGGAGATTAAAACCCTGTCTGCACCTGTTGTTAATTGTTTAGGTGCAGGTAATCCTACTTCGGTTACATTTACTTGGAACGTGGTTGCAAATGCGGAATCGTACCAAGTAAGCACTAATAATGGTGTTTCGTGGGTTGCTGCTAATGGGAGCGATGGGCTTTCTCATACCATTCAAAGATCAAACGAGGAACAAACATCTGCAAGCATAATTGTTAGAGCGAGACAAACTCCAACCCCTTGTTCCGAAGAATTCGGACCAAGATCGGTCCAAATGGCTTGTTTCTTTGGCAAGTTTGTTAAGGATGAAAACCCAAACAATGCATTCTCTCCAAACGGAGATGGAGTTAATGATTTCTGGTATATCCAAGATGGTATTGAAGACTTTAAAGACAACAAAGTTGTTGTATTCAATAGATGGGGTCAAGAAATTTTTGAAACTACAGGATATGACAACGACAAGAATGTCTTTACTGGAATTGGTAAGAATGGAAAACAGTTAGAAGATGGTGCTTATTTCTACATCGTTACCATTCCATCTGAGAATATTAAGAAAACAGGATATGTAATGATTATCCGCTAA
- a CDS encoding PorP/SprF family type IX secretion system membrane protein: MKKYLAYSILAVLILGGYSESKAQQSLRHSNYLFNKLILNPGAAGSNDYIEIMAGYRKDWAGFEGSPRSSFLSVDGSVLQKRIGLGLQVINEKLGAYESTGAVGTAAARVRLASESYLSFGISGGYFVNSLRGTELKFEDDNEIAIPTQDEQVRVFDMRAGVYYKDKRNFGGVSVFNVLEPVLNYTGNQRNVVSELSRHYYFLAGRIFRVNSDVDLIPSVMYKYSEKSQNEQVDFNLRAMYQNRIGLGLSYSSNSDVILLAEFFPTEFLRFGYAFNYATSDLRTNSSGSHEIMVAYRIIQNKRLTENPRYLYN, translated from the coding sequence ATGAAAAAGTATTTAGCATATTCAATTTTAGCCGTTTTGATTCTGGGTGGATATTCAGAATCTAAAGCTCAACAGTCGTTAAGACACAGTAATTACCTATTCAATAAACTAATTCTCAATCCTGGTGCTGCCGGAAGCAATGATTACATTGAAATTATGGCGGGATACCGAAAAGATTGGGCAGGATTTGAAGGCAGCCCTAGAAGCTCCTTCCTATCTGTTGACGGATCGGTTTTACAAAAGAGAATTGGTTTAGGCCTTCAGGTGATAAACGAAAAGCTCGGAGCTTATGAAAGTACCGGTGCGGTTGGAACTGCGGCTGCAAGAGTTCGTTTGGCAAGTGAAAGCTACCTTTCTTTTGGTATTAGTGGTGGTTACTTTGTTAACTCCCTAAGGGGTACGGAACTTAAGTTCGAAGACGATAATGAAATTGCTATTCCTACTCAGGATGAGCAAGTACGAGTTTTTGATATGAGAGCCGGGGTATACTACAAGGACAAAAGAAATTTTGGAGGTGTTTCTGTATTTAATGTGTTAGAACCGGTTCTAAACTATACTGGAAATCAGAGAAATGTTGTATCTGAATTGTCGCGCCACTATTATTTCCTAGCAGGTAGAATCTTTCGTGTGAATTCCGATGTTGATTTAATTCCATCGGTGATGTATAAATACTCAGAAAAGTCTCAAAACGAGCAGGTGGATTTCAACTTAAGGGCGATGTACCAAAATAGGATAGGGCTAGGGTTATCGTACAGCTCTAATAGCGATGTGATATTATTGGCAGAGTTCTTTCCAACTGAATTCCTAAGATTTGGATATGCCTTTAACTATGCGACGAGTGATTTGAGAACCAATTCGTCTGGTTCGCATGAAATAATGGTGGCTTATAGAATTATTCAGAATAAGCGACTTACTGAAAACCCAAGATACTTATATAATTAA